A genome region from Gossypium hirsutum isolate 1008001.06 chromosome A04, Gossypium_hirsutum_v2.1, whole genome shotgun sequence includes the following:
- the LOC107952147 gene encoding probable 2-oxoglutarate-dependent dioxygenase AOP1, translating to MSSKTQAMVPVIDFSNQNLKAGSPEWDFVKSQIREALEEYGCFEALFDPILELRKAVFGALQEVFDLPLETKKLCVSDKPFRGYSCSPSGLFQSMAVDDAHIAENIEQCLTTSLWPQGNISFSKTLASFIQLTSDLEKKILKMILESFGLEKYMDELTDTTNYQLRIMKYEKPKTKEQTMMAPAHCDQNMMTLLYQDEVNGLEIQNKYGEWMNMKLSSSSFIVMIGECLSVWLNGRLSSPYHRVMMKGNDDRYSLGLFTRPREGYVIKVPNELVDDNNPILFKPHDHEEFLKIFSSEMAKADFKSGVVISRLKAYCSV from the exons ATGAGCTCAAAAACTCAGGCAATGGTTCCAGTCATAGATTTCTCAAACCAAAACCTGAAAGCGGGCAGCCCCGAATGGGATTTCGTGAAATCCCAAATTCGGGAAGCACTCGAGGAGTACGGTTGTTTCGAGGCTTTGTTTGATCCAATCCTGGAGCTTCGAAAGGCAGTATTTGGGGCTTTGCAAGAGGTCTTTGACTTGCCATTAGAAACAAAAAAACTGTGTGTTTCCGACAAGCCCTTTCGTGGCTATTCGTGTTCTCCATCTGGTTTGTTTCAAAGCATGGCGGTGGATGATGCTCATATTGCTGAAAACATTGAACAGTGCCTCACCACCAGTTTATGGCCTCAAGGAAATATAAGTTTCAG TAAAACTCTGGCATCCTTCATTCAACTAACATCagatttagagaagaaaattttgaagaTGATCTTGGAGAGTTTTGGGCTTGAGAAATACATGGATGAGCTCACTGACACCACAAATTATCAACTAAGAATCATGAAATATGAAAAGCCAAAAACCAAGGAGCAAACCATGATGGCACCTGCACACTGTGACCAAAATATGATGACCCTTTTGTATCAAGACGAGGTTAATGGATTGGAGATTCAAAACAAATATGGTGAATGGATGAATATGAAGCTTTCATCCAGCTCTTTCATAGTCATGATTGGAGAGTGCCTTAGC GTATGGTTAAATGGTCGATTGTCTTCGCCTTATCATCGTGTCATGATGAAGGGTAACGATGATAGGTATAGCTTGGGACTATTTACAAGGCCAAGAGAAGGCTACGTAATAAAAGTTCCAAATGAGCTTGTCGATGACAACAATCCCATTCTTTTCAAACCTCATGACCATgaagaatttttgaaaattttctcctCCGAAATGGCTAAAGCTGATTTTAAATCTGGGGTTGTTATATCTCGTCTTAAAGCTTATTGTAGTGTCTAA
- the LOC107952508 gene encoding probable 2-oxoglutarate-dependent dioxygenase AOP1, translated as MAVDDAHIAENIEQCLTTSLWTQGNISFSKTLASFIQLTSELEKTILKMILESFGLEKYMDELTDIASYQLRIMKYEKPKANEQTIGVPAHSDSNIMTLLYQNEVNGLKIQSKDGEWMNLKLSPNSFIVIIGECLCVWLNGRLSSPYHRVLMKGNDDRYSLGLFATVRGGYMVKVPTELVDDKNPMLFKPHDHEEFLKYFSSEVAKGVVKSGAAISRLKTYCAV; from the exons ATGGCGGTGGATGATGCTCATATTGCTGAAAACATTGAACAATGCCTCACCACCAGTTTATGGACTCAAGGAAATATAAGTTTCAG TAAAACTCTGGCATCTTTCATTCAACTAacatcagagttagaaaagacaATTTTGAAGATGATTTTGGAGAGTTTTGGGCTTGAGAAATACATGGATGAGCTCACTGACATCGCAAGCTATCAACTGAGGATCATGAAATATGAAAAGCCAAAAGCCAACGAGCAAACCATTGGGGTACCTGCACATAGTGACTCTAATATAATGACCCTTTTGTATCAAAACGAGGTTAATGGATTGAAGATTCAAAGCAAAGATGGTGAATGGATGAATTTGAAGCTTTCCCCCAACTCTTTCATAGTCATAATTGGAGAGTGCCTTTGC GTATGGTTAAATGGTCGATTATCTTCGCCTTATCATCGTGTCTTGATGAAGGGTAACGATGATAGGTATAGCCTTGGACTGTTTGCAACTGTAAGAGGAGGCTACATGGTAAAGGTTCCAACTGAACTTGTGGATGACAAAAACCCCATGCTCTTCAAACCTCATGATCATGaagaatttttgaaatatttttcctCCGAAGTCGCTAAAGGTGTTGTTAAATCTGGGGCTGCTATATCTCGTCTTAAAACTTATTGTGCTGTCTAA